From the Helianthus annuus cultivar XRQ/B chromosome 17, HanXRQr2.0-SUNRISE, whole genome shotgun sequence genome, the window CGCGATAAACGACGTCACTACATATCTCCACATCATTTTGTACAAACGATCCTATGTACTTGAATTTAGTTACCTCCAGAACCACATGCTCCTTAATGGTAGGGATGGTAAAAAAGCGcaagcccgacgggtatacccgaaacccgaaacataCGGGTCGGGTACACCCGAAACCCAATGGGCATGGGCCGGGAAAAATTCGGGTAtgggtacgggtatgggatttagtgatacccggccgatacccggcccatttacccgaataatacTCGAAAGTATCATATTATAAATttccatatatataaacttagtacATGTACTTATTACCTTCTTTATACTCATATGTGGATATGTATATGACAAGTGTTTAGTGaatatataacttatttttaagcATGTATATTGGATATGGAAGCTATCACCCTTCATTATGTGGATGTTTTATGCAATTAGGTGGTCCTGATACAATTATTTAATTAAGTAATCGTTTTAATTTAGTTTAGTATATGTGGTCTGAATATGATATGTAAGTTATTAATCATATTTCCATTTGTTATagtcattaaaatagtaaattatataaacatcaagGTAAAAATTACACATTTGTCCCAACGGGTAattttaagaaattaacgggtataACCGATACCCACGGGTATGCCCGATAACCCacgggtaattacccgaaaaATAACCGATGGGTAACGGGCCGGGTATGGGACAAAGAATTACAACTGGGTACGGgcctgggattaccaatacccggcccaagccCGGGCCATTGCCATTCATACTCAATGGTGATCTGGGTGCCCGGGTCGTCTCCTGCACTGCTGAAATTACAATAAAGATACTCATTCTTAGCGCGACTAATCCTTTATAAACCTTTACCCTCCAGAGCGGAACACCGCTCCTCTAGCCTTGCATTCAGACTTTTTTTACTGTCTGCCACTAACACAATATCATCCGCAAAAAGCAAGCACCACAGAACTGTCTCCTGAATCAACTTTGACAACTCATCCAGGACAACCGCAAAAAGAAACGGACTCAACGCAGACCCTTGATGGAGTCCTACTTCCACAGAGAAGAAATTTGTATCCCCTATAGGTGCACGAATACTAGTTTCACTCCTAACATACATATCCCTAATTATGTCTATATATTTCCTAGGAACCCCTCTACATTCCAACTATCCAAAATTAGCATGCGTGGTATACTATCATATGCCTTTTCAAGGTCAATAAACACCATATGTTGATCTCGCTTCTTTTCCCTATACTTTTCCATCAACATCCTTAGAATGTGTATTGCTTCTGTAGTTGACCGCCCCGGCATGAAACCAAATTAGTTTACCGAAACCTGAGTTTCTCTTCTTAGTCTATTCTCAATTACCCTATCCAATAATTTCATAGTATGACCTAACAACTTAATCCCTCTGTAATTCCTCATGAAACCTTTACCCTCCAAAGCTGTACGCCACTCCTCTAGCCTTGCATTAAGACTTTGTTTACTCTCTGTCACTAACAAAATATTATCTGCAAAAAGCAAGCACCACAAAACTGTCTCCTAGATCAGCTTTGACAACTCATACAGGACATCCATAAAAAGAAACAGACTCAACGCAGACCCTTGATGGAGTCCTACTTCCACCGGGAAGAAATCCGTATCCCCTATAGGTGCATGAACACTAGCTTCACTCCTAACATACATATCCCTAATGATGTCTATATATTTCCCAGGAACCCTTCTACACTCCAAACTATCCCAAATTAGCCTGCGTGGTACACTATCATATGCCTTTTCAAGGTCAATGAACACCATATGCAGATCCCGCTTCTTTTCCCATACTTTTCCATCAACCTCCTTAGAATGTGTATTGCTTCTGTGGTTGACCGCCCCGGTATGAAACCAAATTGGTTTACCAAAACCTGAGTATCTCTTCTTTGTCTATTCTCAATTACCCTCTCCCATAATTTATGACCTAATTATaatatagggtaaattacacttttcgtcttttatgtttgtaacgggttataatggatggcctttaactttaataattacaatcacagtcctttatttgcaaaactcgTTACACCTTAGGTCCTTTGACCCTAACGTGGTTAAAACTTTCAGTTAAGTGAGGTCATGTGCAACCCATGTgagggcaaaatagtcatttaATATATAAGAAAAGAATgatatataaaaattataaacctaaacaatcatcatcatctccCCTGTACTCTCTCTCTCCCctgtactctctctctctctctctacataccACTGTCATGTGCAACCCATGTgagggcaaaatagtcatttaATATATAAGAAAAGAATgatatataaaaattataaacctaaacaatcatcatcatctccCCTGTACTCTCTCTCTCCCctgtactctctctctctctctacataccACTTCTACAACCATCATCATTTTGTCTTCGCTTAAAATCAAGATCAACAAAAGAAAGATCAAGAGGTTAGTTGTGATTTTGACAGAACAGAATCGAAGAGTATAACATTATACATTGACGGTGTTTTAACCAAATTTAAGTTCCATTTAGCACAAATAATACCTTTTGATCTTGATTCAACCCTCACAACTATGAGCTTAAAGTTGTGAGGGACTATGTTGTGCAATTACTTTAATACACGTTGACATACCATATCTGTTGGcgcactgaatgtctgttaactacgtctttatcgagtcttaggtctaaaTTGGTTAGATTAGGGTTTGGAAACAAGTTTAGTGGTTTATacatgttattccgcttgaaatgacatgttagtcatttcaagcgaaatcagttaacTTGTGATTCCTCTCAAACCTGTAtctaggtgattccgcttgaagttaaacttaggtattccgcttgaacttgtcatgtagtttcaagcggaatctgtcacactataaataggtgatgttcgaattcatttgtaacggttggagcggaatcaggtcatGTTGtaagagtcgaggtgctgccaaaaTTCAGTCAGAATCATTTTAAAAGACtcgcaatcagtaatagaaagaaagtTAAAAGGATTCAAGCTATTTgacgttgtttactttgattccgccttagtaaatgatgatgaactgcctttactgactATTTAAGGTCACGGaaccggtccaacaagtggtatcagagctcaggacgaggagtttaTACCATAGCAGCTTGATTTCACCTGATTCTCTCACTTCtactctttcttttctgatttgaacaagttttagcggttgaaatggcctgattttcacgtatattgtgtaaaacatagttttaacaaaccctacaaAGAATCAGactaaaattcggattaaaactGGTAAAAATGGCCTAAAaacttaattccgcttgaaaagttgtTCGGTGATTTTGCTTGTAAAAccatatttcgcttgaaagaacAGTCTGATTTTCGCTTGAAATCAGATTCCGATTGAGATTATTGTTCTTATTTCGCTCGAAATCGTGATCCCGCTTGAAatacttttgtattttcaagcgaaatcagaacaagtcagattccgcttgaaagttgaTTTCTTATTCCGCTCGAaagctattccgcttgaacatacttgttgatttcgcttgaagctgattccgcttcaaatgatttcgcttgaaatttctgattttcaaaacttaaaattttttttccaagtgtttgctgatttttcaggtacgtgcAAGAT encodes:
- the LOC110924532 gene encoding uncharacterized protein LOC110924532; the encoded protein is MVFIDLEKAYDSVPRRLIWDSLECRRVPGKYIDIIRDMYVRSEASVHAPIGDTDFFPVEVGLHQGSALNNILLVTESKQSLNARLEEWRTALEGKGFMRNYRGIKLLGHTMKLLDRLECRGVPRKYIDIIRDMYVRSETSIRAPIGDTNFFSVEVGLHQGSALSPFLFAVVLDELSKLIQETVLWCLLFADDIVLVADSKKSLNARLEERCSALEGKGL